The Aspergillus luchuensis IFO 4308 DNA, chromosome 7, nearly complete sequence genome has a segment encoding these proteins:
- a CDS encoding uncharacterized protein (SECRETED:SignalP(1-19)) — MRFYHWPSLIAAFVQFTAAANITILGLGDLHQDVAESFLFCLNATGIYYRLYIDAGITIVLSPKNRGIDTDEDDEFLLQCMMMACETMSIAAEDMNEDNENHMNSVYASLATYDWLVEQGARGLRAIGARPALTLEDIAVRDGGEK, encoded by the coding sequence ATGCGATTTTATCACTGGCCATCTCTCATAGCTGCATTTGTGCAATTCACTGCAGCTGCCAACATCACAATTCTCGGGCTGGGGGACCTTCACCAAGACGTCGCAGAATCCTTTTTGTTCTGCCTCAATGCGACCGGCATTTACTACCGGCTATATATAGATGCAGGGATTACGATCGTGCTTTCGCCTAAAAATCGCGGCATTGATacagatgaagacgatgagttCCTATTGCAGTGCATGATGATGGCCTGTGAAACTATGAGTATTGCGGCGGAGGACATGAACGAGGATAATGAAAACCATATGAATAGTGTTTATGCTTCCCTGGCCACGTACGACTGGCTCGTCGAGCAAGGCGCTCGGGGTTTGCGTGCGATCGGTGCGAGGCCGGCCCTGACCCTGGAGGATATTGCTGTGCGCGATGGGGGTGAAAAATGA